One stretch of Candidatus Omnitrophota bacterium DNA includes these proteins:
- a CDS encoding glycosyltransferase family 2 protein, with product MPPQRPSSVAVILVNHQQYADTYLAPCYESLLRQTYPGEQFTVFIVDNGGTPAQRARIQQIAPTARLLANADNAGWSGGNNTAISVALTEGFDHIVLLNMDTVVDAQWLAQLMAMAERRPDLHILQSKILLHGTDRINTLGNRIHFLGYAYCQGYGQPAAACPMPAAVDCVSGAAMLVKRGVFEAVGRFREEYFMYYEDVEFCWRARLAGFSIGIAESSLCYHKYHFKMHAPFLYYLDRNRWMAMLTLLRLRTLLVILPCWIMAELVMSVYWLLHGRLKARVWLLLHFVRPATWRVILHRRREMARCRRRNDAEIVRHFSGVVDFSAIDHGLLHWVANPLLRLYWGAMKRLIIW from the coding sequence ATGCCTCCGCAGCGGCCGTCGAGTGTCGCGGTGATTCTCGTCAACCACCAGCAGTACGCGGACACCTACCTCGCGCCCTGTTATGAGAGCTTGTTGCGGCAAACCTATCCGGGCGAGCAGTTCACGGTTTTTATCGTCGATAACGGCGGCACGCCGGCCCAGCGCGCCCGCATCCAGCAAATCGCGCCGACCGCTCGGCTGCTGGCCAATGCGGACAACGCCGGCTGGAGCGGAGGCAACAACACCGCCATCAGCGTGGCGCTCACCGAAGGATTCGATCACATCGTCCTGCTGAACATGGACACGGTTGTCGATGCCCAATGGCTGGCTCAGCTCATGGCGATGGCCGAGCGCCGTCCGGATCTGCACATTCTGCAGTCGAAGATTTTGCTGCACGGCACCGATCGGATCAATACGCTGGGCAACCGCATCCACTTTTTAGGCTACGCGTACTGTCAAGGCTACGGGCAGCCGGCCGCCGCCTGCCCAATGCCCGCGGCGGTTGATTGTGTGAGCGGGGCGGCCATGCTCGTGAAACGCGGCGTGTTTGAGGCTGTGGGACGGTTTCGCGAGGAATATTTCATGTATTACGAGGATGTGGAATTTTGCTGGCGCGCGCGGCTCGCCGGGTTTAGCATCGGAATCGCTGAGTCGTCGCTGTGCTATCATAAATATCATTTCAAGATGCATGCACCGTTCTTGTACTATCTCGACCGCAACCGATGGATGGCCATGCTCACCTTGCTGCGCCTCCGCACGCTCCTCGTCATCCTGCCGTGCTGGATCATGGCTGAGCTGGTGATGAGCGTTTACTGGCTGCTGCATGGGCGGCTCAAGGCTCGCGTGTGGCTTCTCCTCCATTTTGTCAGGCCGGCGACGTGGCGCGTCATCTTGCACCGGCGCAGAGAGATGGCTCGATGTCGCCGTCGAAATGACGCCGAAATCGTCCGGCACTTCTCCGGAGTGGTGGATTTTTCCGCCATCGATCACGGCCTGCTGCATTGGGTGGCGAACCCGCTGCTGCGATTGTATTGGGGCGCCATGAAACGCCTGATCATCTGGTGA